A region from the Dendropsophus ebraccatus isolate aDenEbr1 chromosome 1, aDenEbr1.pat, whole genome shotgun sequence genome encodes:
- the LOC138786068 gene encoding olfactory receptor 1468-like translates to MSLGSRQEMGTNNITTVFLLGFPGLSNVRVFAFLLILTIYLTTICGNLLVLTLVSYSRNLHCPMYFFLTQLTISDMMTSSDIVPNMLPMVLSNGTSMSLVGCLTQFFFFSSSEASECLLLTVMSYDRYLAICHPLHYGSIMNPRLCLKFILISWTLGFSLTSLIMINLSQLQFCRSDVIDHFFCDFDPLLRLSCSIILQTKLHLLSTILNFPIILCPFLVVLISYAYIVHTILRMQSISHRHKAFSTCGAHLAVVSMFYGTLLSIYLSPENGKSIILRKVLSLAYTVLTPLTNPVIYCLRNKDLKEAFKMIKKMK, encoded by the exons ATGTCTCTGGGCAGCAGACAG GAAATGGGGACTAACAATATTACCACAGTATTTCTTCTCGGATTTCCAGGTCTTTCTAATGTCAGGGTATTTGCATTTCTTCTAATCTTGACCATTTACCTTACGACAATCTGCGGGAACCTCTTGGTCCTCACCCTGGTGTCCTATAGCCGGAACCTCCACTgtcccatgtacttcttcctgACACAGCTCACCATATCCGACATGATGACCTCCTCAGACATTGTCCCGAATATGCTTCCCATGGTCCTGAGCAATGGAACCTCCATGTCTCTTGTAGGATGTCTCACCCAGTTCTTTTTCTTTAGCTCCTCTGAAGCTTCTGAATGTCTTCTGCTGACAGTGATGTCCTATGACAGGTATCTGGCCATATGTCACCCCCTTCACTATGGCTCTATAATGAATCCTCGGCTTTGCCTCAAATTTATTCTCATTTCCTGGACATTAGGTTTTTCTTTAACGTCACTTATAATGATAAATCTGTCCCAGCTTCAGTTCTGCCGGTCAGACGTCATCGATCACTTCTTTTGTGATTTTGATCCACTACTGAGATTATCTTGTTCAATTATTTTACAGACTAAATTGCATTTATTGTCAACCATCCTGAACTTCCCAATAATCCTGTGTCCGTTCCTAGTAGTGCTCATCTCTTACGCTTATATCGTCCACACAATCCTCCGGATGCAGTCCATCAGCCATAGACAcaaagccttctctacctgtGGCGCCCATCTGGCGGTGGTCTCCATGTTTTATGGCACTTTGCTCTCTATTTATTTAAGTCCAGAAAATGGAAAATCTATAATTTTGCGTAAAGTTCTGTCCCTCGCGTACACTGTGCTGACTCCATTAACCAACCCTGTCATCTACTGCTTGAGGAATAAAGACCTCAAAGAAGCCTTCAAGATGATCAAGAAGATGAAGTAG